From Camelina sativa cultivar DH55 chromosome 20, Cs, whole genome shotgun sequence, the proteins below share one genomic window:
- the LOC104769847 gene encoding pentatricopeptide repeat-containing protein At5g15980, mitochondrial: protein MRYQQWRLLLLRSYHRSHLTYPSPCSQVTSISTRSFSSFIHTRPGVGALQQSEQLFPLQSPMTSSGSLLMKSVGRRSFSSEPAVEEKPSPEGTVIDIFSRLSSEDEIRKELESSDVVISQDLALKVLRKLESNPDVARRVFKWFKEATPEELSSKSYNMMLRVLGGNGLVDEFWGLVDAMKKKGHGLSANVRDKVGEKFQKDGLESDLVRLKKLFSSDCLDSSAENVCDKVCKIVMKEEWCDDVEKRVKDLNVEFQSDLVKMIVESLDAEPRKALLFFRWIDESGLFKHDEKTYNAVARVLGREKFLDRFQNIVEEMRSAGYEVEIETYVRVSTRFCQTKLIKDAVDLFEIAMVGSSTNKPTPHCLCLLLKKIVTAKSLDMDLFSRAVKVYTINGNALTDSLLKSILKSLRSVDRVEQSNEVLKEMKKGGYVPSSDLQSMIASSLSRKGKKDEADEFVDFMEASGNNLDDKAMASLVEGYCDSGELNEALVCFEKMVEKAGVSYADVAFEKLVLAYCNKNQARDAYKLLSAQVKQNQLKPCHSTYKILVTDLLKKKIARDGGFEEALSLLPIMKDHGYPPFLDPFMNYISTTGKSTEALGFLKAMTSKNFPSMSVVLRVFETMFKSARHSEAQDLLSLCPNYIRNNADVLELFNSMKPNESAVEKPLAASA from the coding sequence ATGAGATATCAACAATGGCGACTGCTTCTTCTTCGAAGCTACCATCGATCTCATCTTACGTATCCTTCTCCTTGTTCTCAGGTAACCTCCATTTCAACCcgatctttctcttctttcattcACACTCGTCCTGGGGTCGGAGCTTTGCAACAAAGTGAGCAACTTTTTCCCTTACAATCCCCAATGACGAGCTCTGGCTCTTTACTGATGAAGTCAGTTGGTCGAAGAAGCTTCTCGTCCGAACCTGCGGTTGAAGAGAAACCTTCTCCTGAGGGTACCGTGATTGATATCTTTAGCAGATTGAGTAGTGAGGATGAGATTAGGAAAGAGTTGGAATCGAGTGATGTAGTGATTAGCCAAGATTTAGCTTTGAAGGTTTTGAGGAAACTAGAATCGAACCCAGATGTTGCGAGAAGAGTTTTCAAGTGGTTTAAGGAGGCTACTCCTGAGGAGCTTAGCTCGAAAAGCTATAACATGATGCTTCGTGTTCTGGGTGGTAATGGACTTGTTGATGAGTTTTGGGGTTTGGTTGATGCTATGAAGAAGAAAGGACATGGTTTATCAGCTAATGTTAGAGATAAAGTTGGTGAGAAGTTTCAGAAAGATGGGCTTGAGAGTGATTTGGTGAGGCTGAAAAAGCTTTTCTCTTCAGATTGTTTAGATAGTTCTGCGGAGAATGTTTGCGATAAGGTGTGTAAGATTGTGATGAAAGAAGAATGGTGTGATGATGTTGAGAAACGGGTCAAAGATTTGAATGTTGAGTTTCAAAGTGATTTAGTGAAGATGATTGTGGAGAGTCTTGACGCTGAACCTAGGAAAGCTTTGTTGTTCTTCAGGTGGATTGATGAGTCTGGTCTCTTTAAGCATGATGAGAAAACCTATAATGCTGTGGCTCGGGTTTTGGGGAGAGAGAAGTTTCTCGATAGGTTTCAGAACATCGTTGAAGAAATGAGGAGTGCTGGTTATGAAGTGGAGATAGAGACTTATGTTAGAGTTTCAACGAGGTTCTGCCAGACTAAATTGATCAAGGACGCTGTTGACTTGTTCGAGATTGCAATGGTGGGTAGTAGTACTAACAAACCAACCCCACACTGCTTATGTCTGTTGCTCAAGAAAATTGTCACTGCTAAGAGTTTAGATATGGATTTGTTTTCAAGAGCTGTGAAAGTTTATACCATAAATGGTAACGCTTTGACGGATTCCTTGCTAAAATCTATCTTAAAGTCCTTAAGAAGTGTGGATCGTGTTGAACAGAGCAATGAGGTGttgaaagaaatgaagaaagGAGGCTATGTTCCTAGTAGTGATCTGCAGAGCATGATTGCATCAAGTCTTAGTCGTAAGGGAAAGAAAGACGAAGCTGATGAATTTGTCGATTTTATGGAAGCATCCGGAAACAATCTAGATGACAAGGCGATGGCATCTCTTGTTGAAGGGTATTGTGATTCCGGGGAACTTAATGAAGCTTTAGTGTGTTTCGAGAAAATGGTTGAAAAAGCGGGAGTCTCCTATGCTGATGttgcatttgagaagttggTTCTTGCTTATTGCAACAAGAATCAGGCAAGAGATGCATACAAGCTTTTGAGTgctcaagtaaaacaaaatcagCTGAAACCTTGTCATAGTACGTACAAAATCTTGGTGACTGatctgttgaagaagaagattgcaaGAGATGGTGGGTTTGAAGAAGCTTTGAGTCTTTTACCAATAATGAAAGATCACGGGTACCCTCCTTTCCTTGACCCTTTCATGAATTACATCTCAACAACTGGAAAAAGCACGGAAGCTCTCGGTTTTCTGAAGGCTATGACCTCGAAGAACTTTCCATCTATGTCAGTGGTTCTGCGTGTATTCGAAACCATGTTTAAGTCTGCAAGGCACAGTGAGGCACAGGATTTACTCTCTCTGTGCCCAAACTATATCCGTAACAATGCAGATGTTCTAGAACTCTTCAATTCCATGAAACCTAATGAATCTGCTGTAGAAAAACCTTTGGCTGCTTCTGCTTAG